A window of Ictidomys tridecemlineatus isolate mIctTri1 chromosome 15, mIctTri1.hap1, whole genome shotgun sequence contains these coding sequences:
- the Zscan22 gene encoding LOW QUALITY PROTEIN: zinc finger and SCAN domain-containing protein 22 (The sequence of the model RefSeq protein was modified relative to this genomic sequence to represent the inferred CDS: inserted 4 bases in 3 codons) yields the protein MAIPKCSLNPVPWGQGGPLQVKVEEGEADLCLGEEASLSPSAHPEATRLRFRHFCYEEAPSPRAALAQLRELCDQWLRPESCSKEQILELLVLEQFLDTLPPDIQAWVGNQCPKSGEEAAVLVEGLTLGLDKRGKGVWPALVDSVQDTGHWLGPSHTWSHAIAVLFVRGVAIPRAGVLPGEALTNTAGQGTLGERGGLLAGGGAAPPFTHSGKKSRCAGCRRTFQXTPALEAHQKGHXQKTPHACSECGRPSAASPTCPAHTGKHTRAKPHKLSECRGAFSCVTHLAHTGGPQRVHTGEKPYRCGECSKAFSRSTYLTQHHRVHTGKRPYECTSVXKAFSQSTNLTQHQRIHTGEKPYRWDACGRAFSDCSALIGHLGVHSREKPYRCQVCPKAFAQSSSLIEHQKTHTRGSPKGAATWESLSLSSALLVHLRVHIKVLQ from the exons ATGGCCATCCCCAAGTGTTCTCTGAACCCTGTGCCCTGGGGACAGGGTGGCCCCCTCCAGGtgaaggtggaggaaggagaggcTGACCTCTGCCTGGGCGAGGAAGCCAGCCTGAGCCCCAGTGCCCACCCTGAGGCCACTCGCCTGCGCTTTAGGCACTTCTGCTACGAGGAGGCACCGAGCCCACGTGCAGCCTTGGCCCAGCTTCGAGAGCTGTGTGACCAGTGGCTGAGGCCAGAGTCCTGCTCCAAGGAGCAGATTCTGGAGCTGCTGGTGCTGGAGCAGTTCCTGGACACACTGCCCCCCGACATCCAGGCCTGGGTGGGCAACCAGTGCCCCAAGAGTGGGGAGGAGGCTGCAGTGCTGGTGGAGGGCTTGACCCTGGGGCTGGACAAGAGAGGTAAGGGGGTGTGGCCGGCACTCGTTGACAGTGTGCAGGACACGGGGCATTGGCTCGGCCCCTCACACACCTGGTCCCAT GCCATAGCAGTGCTTTTTGTGAGGGGTGTAGCCATCCCCAGAGCTGGGGTCCTCCCTGGCGAAGCAC TCACCAACACTGCCGGCCAGGGCACCCTCGGGGAGAGGGGTGGTCTGTTGGCTGGTGGTGGGGCAGCACCTCCATTCACACACTCAGGGAAGAAGTCCAGGTGTGCTGGATGTAGAAGAACATTCC GTACCCCAGCCCTCGAGGCTCACCAGAAGGGCC CCCAGAAGACGCCCCATGCCTGTAGTGAGTGTGGAAGGCCTTCAGCTGCGTCACCCACCTGCCCAGCACACACAGGCAAA CACACACGGGCAAAGCCCCACAAGCTCAGTGAGTGCAGAGG GGCCTTCAGCTGCGTCACCCACCTGGCCCACACTGGGGGTCCACAGAGGGtccacactggggagaagccctacagGTGTGGGGAGTGCAGCAAGGCCTTCAGCCGGAGCACCTACCTCACCCAGCACCATCGGGTGCACACTGGCAAGCGGCCCTATGAGTGCACCAGTGT TAAGGCCTTCAGCCAGAGCACCAACCTGACACAGCACCAGCGCAtccacactggggagaagccctacagGTGGGATGCGTGTGGCAGAGCCTTCAGCGACTGCTCGGCTCTGATCGGGCACCTGGGAGTCCACTCTAGAGAGAAGCCCTACCGGTGCCAGGTCTGCCCCAAGGCCTTCGCACAGAGCTCCTCCCTCATCGAGCACCAGAAGACCCACACCAGGGGAAGCCCTAAAGGGGCAGCAACGTGGGAAAGCCTTAGCCTCAGCTCGGCCCTCCTGGTGCACCTGAGGGTCCACATCAAGGTCCTGCAGTGA